The DNA sequence AAAATAAAGGCATGCACAGTCAGCACCAGCAGTGGATAAGATCAAACAGCAACGAATCTAtgagattttgaaaaacaaggatttaaatattaaataaattaataaatcagTTTCTGAAAaggagatatatatatatataatataaataagttaaataaattgtaaaaagTGCCAGGTGAGCAGGTTTGACCAATTCTGAGATCTAGAAGACcggttttattttgtttacaCGACCAAATCTCGGTCTTCGCTCTTAGCTTTGACTGCTTTGCTTCAAATTACGAAGAAAAACTTCCCTTTTTCATTCCATCTACTGACACGTGTCCttttattaccaaaaaaaaaaaacaaaaccaaggCCACGTTCCAGCAGATGTTCTTGGACACACACACAAGAGAGAAGACTGCACGGTCCTTCTGCAGCATTACAAAAATGAAGGCTTTTCTTAGGGTTTTTAAGGGCAGTCTTTGTGGAAGTGTTTAACCCTTCTCCTCCGCTctgttgattttcttttggtttctgtTACTTTTCCGATGTGGGTCATGATTTTTCTGATCTGGGTTTGATTATTTCGTCATTTCCGATGTGGGTCATGATTTTTCTGTTCTGGGTTTGACTATTTCGCCATTTTTGAGAGCTTGAATAGGAAGCTTTGGATTAGTGTAATGAAGAAGGAAAACAGGGGAAAGCTCAGATAAAGTAAGAGACcaaaaaaacgaagaaaagCAAACATTTTTGCCTGTGATTGTCAATGAGAGCGACACTGTAGTGTAGTGTACACAAGGGTTTTCTATAATGCCGATGTACCAGCCTTCTACTTGGAGAGAAGGGGATCCCAAGCTTGTAGTAGCTTGCGGAGCGCAGATTCTAGATCTGGAAACTGTCGTCAAAGATGGGATTctcggcggcggtggcggcgttggcggtggcggtggcggtggggAGAAGTTAGATCTGAAGGAGATGATTGAGGTGCTGGAATCGTCGATAGAGGTCCCATCGGTGTTCATTTGCCCAATTTCTCTCGAGCCAATGCAAGACCCGGTGACACTCTGTTCTGGGCAGACCTACGAGCGGTGCAACATTCAGAAATGGTTCTCTTTAGGCCATTTGACTTGCCCCACAACAATGCAAGAGCTTTGGGACGATTCCCTTACACCCAATCGGACCCTTCACCAGTTGATTCACACCTGGTTTTCGCAGAAGTTCTTGGCGTTCAAGAAGAAATCAGAGGACGTTCAGGGGAGAGTAACAGAGCTTTTGGATTCATTGAAGAAGGTCAAGGGTCAAGCTAGAGTTCAGTCCCTGAAAGATCTCCGGCATGTCGTCGCCGCCCATTCCTCCGCCAAGAAGATGGTGGTCGACAACGGCGGCGTCGCTGTAATCTCTTCCCTTTTGGGTTCTTTCACTTCCCACGCAGTTGGGTCGGAAGCCGTGGGGATTCTCGTAAATTTGGATCTCGATTCGGAGTTAAAGAACAATTTGATTCAACCCACGAGAATATCACTAATTGCAGATATTTTAAACGAAGGCTCCATCGAAACCAAGATCAATTGCACGAAATTCATCAAGAAATTAACGGACGGTGACGATTCAAGAACAGAGAGCGTTTCAAGTTTGAGCTTACTCGTGGGATTGTTAAGAATGGTGAAGGATCAAAAACACCCAAATGGAGTAACCGCCGGACTTAGTTTACTCCGATCACTCTGTTCAAACGAATCCATAAAAAAGCAACTGGTAAGCATCGGCGCCGTCGCGAAACTCGGCGGTGCTCTGTCCAGTTTCAACGGCGATGGGTTGGAATCAGCGCTTTACATTCTCGAGGTTTTGTCGTCTCTTCCAGAGGGAAGATTAGCGTTGAAAGATTGTGAAGAAACGATTAAGAAGTTGGTGAAATTGTTGATGAAAGTATCTGAGATTTGTACTGAATTTGCGTTGTCAATTTTATGGGCGGTTTTCAAGGTGGCGCCGGAGGAATGCGCGGTGGTTGCGGTGGATGCAGGATTGGCGGCGAAGTTGCTGCTTGTGATACAAAGTGGGTGCAATAAAGAGGTAAAACAGAGATCATCAGAGCTATTGAAATTGTGTACTCTAAATTACCCGGATTCCATCTTCATTTCTAAGTGTAAGCTTACCAGAACTATACAATAAAAGATAGCTTTTTTATCTCCctagcgttttaaaactgtgagggaaagctcgaaagggaaagttcaaagaagacaatatcgactagcgaTGAGTTTGGAtgattacaaatagtattaaagCCTAACATCAAACGATGTGTGAACGAGAAGGCAGAGCTTCAAAGGAGGTAGACACAAGGTGGTGTGCGAGCAAGGACGCTGTGCCTCGAATGGAATGGATTgaagggtcccacatcgattgaaggaGTGAACAAGTGctaacgaggacactgggcttCAAAGTCCTGAATgggaggacgctaggcctcgaatGGAATGGATTGGTGGGTCCctcattgattggagaagtgAACCAGTGTTAACGAGTACACTAGGTTCCAAAGCCCTGAATGAGATGGATtcgagggtcccacatcgattgaagaagcgAACGAGTGCTAACGAATACACTGGGTCTCGAAGCAGGTGTGGAATGTGAATTCTCACATGAACCAGTCTCACATGGATGGGAAAGAATTTTGGTTTCCTTTTTAGGAGCACATGGTTGGgggaaattaataaaattaagggTTGAATGTTGATATAGTTAGAGTCACGTGCAGATGGAGTTGGGTAATTATCAGACACGAGAACATTGCTCGTTGTCGGCCCAAATGCCACCTTCCCCAACTTCACCTTCTCATAAATCATGTGTTCTTCTAACaaatccatttcttttttttcttttttttttttcctttttttatggcaaaaagaatttataatATTCCTCTCGGTACATTCAGTATGAATATGCACTAGACCATAGTCAGGTTTAGTGGTACGCTAATAAATTTGTCTCGTTGATTCATGTGCATGTACCCGGACCAAATGTAGGGGATTCAAGTTTCTTTTACTCATAAACGTTGAAtagataatatttatatatagtaagataatctattgatttatttatttgttaccGTCACTTGAGAATTTACTTATTTACTTGTTTGTTCCTATGAATGAGGAgaatttacttatttatttgtttgttaccATGAATGAGGaaaatttacttatttacTTGTTTGTTACCTGAATCAAGCAAATTTACTTATTTACTTGTTTGTTACTATGAATCAGGATTATTTGTTACTATGAATTAGGAGGATCTTATTTACTTGTTTGTTACCATGAATCAGGAGATGAATAATCTActtatttacttatttgttATTGTTAACCTAAATCCGGAGAATCTACTAATTTACTTGTTTGTGTACCATGAACATGAATAAGGAGAATCTACTCCTTTACTTGTTTGTTACCATGAATTAGGAGAATCTACTTTACCTGTTTGTTAATcttattcactttttttttaccataaatcAGGAGAATCTGTTTTTTACCAAAAGTACTCCACACAAACTGTTACCCATTAGACTACATGAACTCATACAAACATACATTACACATTAAAAGATATCATACCCCTCCAACATCAAGAAACACTAACTCAAACCAATGTATACCTCACTCCTTAACCCTCCGGAAACTAGGTGTTTAACAGTGGCATCGTAGACCGGACCCTCCTTTACGGTTAGGCACCCTCCACTGTGCGCACAAGCCGAAGGCGTAGTGGCAATTCCTTCGGTTTCTGCTGTGATAAGGCCAGCAGCGCGGCGTAGAGATACCCAGGTTTGACGTTAGACAGTGAATAGGCTCCCTCCTTACTCCTTACTAAGATTGCGTGGTGAAACTCAGATGTGATGGTTGACGTGGTTGTTAACATATAGCATCCGGGACACAATCTTTCATGTAAGGCTCCATCCACTGAGTGCCAATG is a window from the Cucurbita pepo subsp. pepo cultivar mu-cu-16 chromosome LG07, ASM280686v2, whole genome shotgun sequence genome containing:
- the LOC111798203 gene encoding U-box domain-containing protein 30-like, which codes for MPMYQPSTWREGDPKLVVACGAQILDLETVVKDGILGGGGGVGGGGGGGEKLDLKEMIEVLESSIEVPSVFICPISLEPMQDPVTLCSGQTYERCNIQKWFSLGHLTCPTTMQELWDDSLTPNRTLHQLIHTWFSQKFLAFKKKSEDVQGRVTELLDSLKKVKGQARVQSLKDLRHVVAAHSSAKKMVVDNGGVAVISSLLGSFTSHAVGSEAVGILVNLDLDSELKNNLIQPTRISLIADILNEGSIETKINCTKFIKKLTDGDDSRTESVSSLSLLVGLLRMVKDQKHPNGVTAGLSLLRSLCSNESIKKQLVSIGAVAKLGGALSSFNGDGLESALYILEVLSSLPEGRLALKDCEETIKKLVKLLMKVSEICTEFALSILWAVFKVAPEECAVVAVDAGLAAKLLLVIQSGCNKEVKQRSSELLKLCTLNYPDSIFISKCKLTRTIQ